In Equus caballus isolate H_3958 breed thoroughbred chromosome 7, TB-T2T, whole genome shotgun sequence, one DNA window encodes the following:
- the PATE1 gene encoding prostate and testis expressed protein 1 isoform X1: MDKSLLLGLPILLCCFRVPSGSFSDSEHVVHEIFINEDRYLEIVQCRMCHLQFPGEKCSRGRGICTAFAEESCTTGRIFKRDGTPWLTFMGCLKNCASVDNIKWSVYLVNFRCCRSHDFCNEHL; encoded by the exons ATGGACAAGTCCCTCCTGCTGGGACTCCCCATTCTGCTCTGCTGCTTTAGAG TCCCATCTGGATCATTTTCAGACAGCGAACATGTAG tccatgaaatatttattaatgaagATCGTTATCTTG AAATTGTTCAGTGTAGGATGTGCCACCTCCAGTTTCCAGGAGAGAAGTGTTCCAGAGGCAGAGGAATATGTACTGCATTCGCTGAAGAGTCTTGCACAACTGGGAGGATTTTCAAAC GTGATGGTACTCCCTGGTTAACCTTCATGGGCTGCCTAAAGAACTGTGCCAGTGTAGACAACATAAAATGGAGTGTCTATTTGGTGAACTTCAGGTGCTGTAGGAGCCATGACTTTTGCAATGAACACCTCTAA
- the PATE1 gene encoding prostate and testis expressed protein 1 isoform X3, with the protein MDKSLLLGLPILLCCFRVPSGSFSDSEHVVQSMKYLLMKIVILKLFSVGCATSSFQERSVPEAEEYVLHSLKSLAQLGGFSNVMVLPG; encoded by the exons ATGGACAAGTCCCTCCTGCTGGGACTCCCCATTCTGCTCTGCTGCTTTAGAG TCCCATCTGGATCATTTTCAGACAGCGAACATGTAG tACAGtccatgaaatatttattaatgaagATCGTTATCTTG AAATTGTTCAGTGTAGGATGTGCCACCTCCAGTTTCCAGGAGAGAAGTGTTCCAGAGGCAGAGGAATATGTACTGCATTCGCTGAAGAGTCTTGCACAACTGGGAGGATTTTCAAAC GTGATGGTACTCCCTGGTTAA
- the PATE1 gene encoding prostate and testis expressed protein 1 isoform X2 gives MSSSCQGKGTVHEIFINEDRYLEIVQCRMCHLQFPGEKCSRGRGICTAFAEESCTTGRIFKRDGTPWLTFMGCLKNCASVDNIKWSVYLVNFRCCRSHDFCNEHL, from the exons ATGAGCAGCAGTTGTCAAGGCAAAGG tACAGtccatgaaatatttattaatgaagATCGTTATCTTG AAATTGTTCAGTGTAGGATGTGCCACCTCCAGTTTCCAGGAGAGAAGTGTTCCAGAGGCAGAGGAATATGTACTGCATTCGCTGAAGAGTCTTGCACAACTGGGAGGATTTTCAAAC GTGATGGTACTCCCTGGTTAACCTTCATGGGCTGCCTAAAGAACTGTGCCAGTGTAGACAACATAAAATGGAGTGTCTATTTGGTGAACTTCAGGTGCTGTAGGAGCCATGACTTTTGCAATGAACACCTCTAA